GCGCCGAAGCCCTGGCTGTCGAGTTGCGCGGATAATTTAAGCAGGCGGACACTTTCGATGGCTGAACAGGCCACGATGACAACCCGTCCTGAAACCCGATGCTCCAGGCCATCCGGGCCAAGAAAATTCACATAGCGGACCTGCGCGTCGCTCGATGACAGATGCGTCACCGTGCAGTTCGGCAGCAGCGTGAAGTTCTCCAGATAGCGGATCGGCGCGAGCAGCGAAACCCATGTGCTCGACTTGAACCCCATCGGGTCGCCGTAACGGTTCACGTACGCCGTTTTGGCGATGTCGCCCGGCTGGGGTCCCTTGCGCCCGCTCGGCGGATGGTCCGACGTGATAACGGCAAGCGGTGTCCGGTAGTACGCCATGCCGAGTGCGCTCATGCCCGTCTTCACATGCTCGCTGATCGGGTTGATATCCAGCGGTTGCTGGTACCTGTTGCCGCTCGTGAACGGCTTCAACTGGTTATTCGTTTCGCCGTTGATGCCCACGAGTTCTTCGGCCTTTGCGTAGTACGGCTCCAGTGTTTCGTAGGTGATCGGCCAGTCGCGCGCCTCGCGGGCCACGTCGCCGGCCGGATCGTCGACGAGCGACGCTCCCGCACGGTTGTTCCACTGCCCAAGCGTCAGATCCCGGGGCGTGTAGCGCAGCGATACGCCGCCATAGAGCTGGGTGCCACCGCCTACGACCTGAGCTGTGTAGCCCTCAATCGTGGCGCAGTCAATATCATTGTTGTTGCCGTCCTGCCGGCGGTAGACGTGCGGCTCATCATTCAGATCCGGTTCCACATGACTGGAGTAGTACGATGCGCCCTGGTTGACGACCTCGAGACGCACGATCTTCTCCGCACCGTCGGAGAACAACTCGTCGCGCTTGAACCCGCTCGCGCCGCCGGGCGCCTGGTACTGCGGCAGGATCAGAGGACCCTTTTCCAGCATGAGAACAGTCTTGCCGCCCAGTGCAAACTGATGAGCGATCGGTGCGCCGCCAGCACCGCTGCCGATGATGACGATGTCATATGCGTCTCTCATGGGTCCGTCCGTGGCGCGCTAGCCGAAGTAATCGACGCTCTTGCCGAGCGGTCGCTCGATCGCCCTTTGCCAGTCGAAACAGGGCTGTCCGTTCTGGTCTTCGAACTGGTCCTGCAGGTATGCCCAGCCAGCCCCACCCGCATTCCCGCCGTACTTCGGGTGCGAGAATGCGCCAAGCCAGGTATGCCGGCGTAAAAGTGTGAGAAAGAACCACGGGCTCCGATATTTGTCCGTATCCCAACCTTCTACACGACCGTTAGCCATCTCCTTGTACAGGTCGCCATATGCCCCAGTGGGTAGCTGCGCCGGCTCAACGTTCGGGAAGCGGTTGCGCAAAACGGCATCAATCTGCTTCAGACAGATCCTGTAGTCAATCAGCCGGTGGCCTTCATCGCGTGAAAGCAGGTTGTCGATAAAGTTGACTGCGCCGACAGGTTGTTCCAGCCTGAAGGCCTGCCGGAAGGTCGTGTCCTGTGCGGCCCGGTCGGAGTTGAAGTAATAGCGATCCATAAACTGCTTCGCGTCGCCCGTCGTAAATGGCAGGATCTCGTTGGTCAAACGCGCGAGGATCGCTATTTCCCACTCCTCCAGACTGATCGGCGCCGTGCAGTACTGCGTAAAAAAGCGCGACCATTCAAAGCCGTTACCAAGGCGCTGACGTTGTGGATTGATCGGGTCGAGTACCGCCTCACCGCCGACAATGAACTTGTACGTATGGACTTCACCTATGGGTACACGCACCGTCACGGCCAGATAGACCGTCGCCTGTCCGCCAAATTGCACACGTTCGAGGGGCGTCGAGTCCCACAGCTTGTCGAAGCTGCCGACTACCGAAACCGGGCGATGATCTTCCGCTTGAGCAGCCCGCCATACGAAGGTCACGAGATTGAATGCCTGGGTCGAAGCCGCATCATCGGCTGGCTTGCAACTGTCTATCAGCGGGAAGCGCCACGGCTCGGCGTAGGCGTCGGATGACGCGCCACGCGACAGGTATTTCGCTACGAAGTTAAGTACGTACGTGTGGTCAAGCTGCTCGGCTCGCATACTGGCGCCTCCACGCAGCGATTTATGCGCCTAACAAATGTAGGCGATGCCGACAAATAGTCAAAGGGCATTGGAAGATCAGGGAGAACCGGCTCATCCGGGCAGCGCCATCGCAGATCGCGCCACGCCCCGGGTTAGTGCGCATGCCGACGCGCTTCTTAAGAGGCCGCCTGTATCGCGCCTGCGGCGCCGCTCCGACCAGACGTGAGGATCTCTCGCGACCTGGCGAAGGGTTGGCACTGCATCGTGTCTGTCACGCTCGAAATCCTGGCCAGGGTTCTGTCCTACAATAAATAGATCGCATGCACCAACCGCGCGCGTTCTGCCTGCAGGATCGAAAGCCGGTGCTTTTTGATCGCGAGCACCTTCCGGGCGGCACGCCGTTTTCAATGATCGTCGTTCTGGCCTGGAACATGAAATGTGTTCGCTGTCAGTGTGATTGTCCGGCATCGGCGAAATTTTGCCAGGAATGCGGAGCGCCTCTTGCTGCTAGCGGCGCCGTCTCCAGCATTTTCGCTGCGGCAACGGAGTATGACGGCGGGCACGGTACGCCGGCCTCCACTCATAGCCACGCAATTGAGGATCGCCGCCAGGCGGTCGTGCTGTTCGCCGATATCTCAGGGTACACGGCACAATGCGCGCGCAGCGATCCGGAGCAGGTCCGGGCAATGCTCGTGCGTTTCTATGCTGCAATGGAAGAGGTGGTCGCGCGATATGGCGGACAGATACTCGATCGCATAGGCGACGCCGTGATGGCCGCTTTCGGCGCTCCTGTGGCTCACGGCAACGACCCCGAGCGCGCGCTGCGCGCCGCGCTGGATATGCATGCCGCGGCAGCGGATCTCGTCGATTGCGACGGACTGCCTATGGTGCTGCACATCGGCGCGGCACGCGGGGAGGTGGTAACAGCCGTGAATCGCAGCGGGTCCGCTGTCACCTACTCGATCACGGGCGCCACGGTCAATCTCGCCGCCCGCCTGGTGGCGCTGGCCGCGCCGGGTGACACATTGATCTCCGAAGCCGTGTACCGGGCCGTTCCAACGCTCATCGCTGCTGAAAGTCTTGGCGCACACACCTTGAAAGGGTTCGCACTCCCTGTGACGGTGTGGGGAGTGCAGAGCCTGTGTGCCGCATCTACGCCGTTGTCCGCCTTCGTCGGGCGCGAGTCCGAAATGATGCAGCTAGCCGCGGCGCTCGACGGCGCGTGTGTGACGGGCAAGGGGATGACCATCTTCATCCGCGGCAATGCCGGTATCGGCAAGTCGCGGCTCGTCAACGAAGTTCGGGCGCGCGCCAGTCTGCAAGGTTTCGACGTCCCTCTGGAGCAGGTCCTGGATTTCGGAGTCGCCAAAGGCAAGGCTGCCGTCCCCGCATTGCTCAAAGCCATTCTGGCAGCGGCGGTGCCCGGCAGCG
The DNA window shown above is from Paraburkholderia sp. BL10I2N1 and carries:
- a CDS encoding glycogen-binding domain-containing protein, giving the protein MRAEQLDHTYVLNFVAKYLSRGASSDAYAEPWRFPLIDSCKPADDAASTQAFNLVTFVWRAAQAEDHRPVSVVGSFDKLWDSTPLERVQFGGQATVYLAVTVRVPIGEVHTYKFIVGGEAVLDPINPQRQRLGNGFEWSRFFTQYCTAPISLEEWEIAILARLTNEILPFTTGDAKQFMDRYYFNSDRAAQDTTFRQAFRLEQPVGAVNFIDNLLSRDEGHRLIDYRICLKQIDAVLRNRFPNVEPAQLPTGAYGDLYKEMANGRVEGWDTDKYRSPWFFLTLLRRHTWLGAFSHPKYGGNAGGAGWAYLQDQFEDQNGQPCFDWQRAIERPLGKSVDYFG
- a CDS encoding GMC family oxidoreductase, encoding MRDAYDIVIIGSGAGGAPIAHQFALGGKTVLMLEKGPLILPQYQAPGGASGFKRDELFSDGAEKIVRLEVVNQGASYYSSHVEPDLNDEPHVYRRQDGNNNDIDCATIEGYTAQVVGGGTQLYGGVSLRYTPRDLTLGQWNNRAGASLVDDPAGDVAREARDWPITYETLEPYYAKAEELVGINGETNNQLKPFTSGNRYQQPLDINPISEHVKTGMSALGMAYYRTPLAVITSDHPPSGRKGPQPGDIAKTAYVNRYGDPMGFKSSTWVSLLAPIRYLENFTLLPNCTVTHLSSSDAQVRYVNFLGPDGLEHRVSGRVVIVACSAIESVRLLKLSAQLDSQGFGARINQDGNGMLGSYFLTHCFGGASALVTPPERYDKSESLDSDFATDFCHKDEFLESERLWAGAVIYNNTSDRALPLALARNYGSRDLDTLWDGFNGATDMVGAAMTQFLDNSFGCGLSITFMANQVPVKSNRIELHPTVRDKWGRPVAYIIKNWHPHDQAVMARLADLCNQVLVKGGVNRDGSSGYVFGRDETARCANHILGGARFGLDHADSVLDPDCRAWGFDNLYVTDGSFMPTSGGANPTLTIEANAFRVADILLKRI